One genomic window of Brienomyrus brachyistius isolate T26 chromosome 16, BBRACH_0.4, whole genome shotgun sequence includes the following:
- the scn1lab gene encoding sodium channel, voltage-gated, type I like, alpha b isoform X3, translating to MAQLLVPPGPDSFRLFCRESLDAIEKRIAEEKSKRPRGERRDEDDENGPKPNSDLEAGKSLPFIYGDTPKGMVSTPLEDLDPYYSNQQTFIVLNRGKAIFRFNATPALYFLSSFNPIRRLAIMVLVHSLFSFLIMCTILTNCAFMTLSNPPEWAKNVEYTFTGIYTFECLIKILARGFCVGKFTFLRDPWNWLDFSVILMAYVTEFVDLGNVSALRTFRVLRALKTISVIPGLKTIVGALIQSVKKLSDVMILTVFCLSVFALIGLQLFMGNLRQKCVKIPLGNDTMDNVTTSNLTESFNWTSYLNDESNYYFLPNRRDALLCGNASDAGQCPEGFSCQKGGRNPDYGYTSFDTFSWAFLSLFRLMTQDFWENLYQQTLRAAGKTYMIFFVLVIFLGSFYLVNLILAVVAMAYDEQNQATMEEAQQKEEEFQAMLEQLKRQQEEAQQAAMEAANGSGEYSGRAGLTESSSEASKLSSKSAKERRNRRKKRRQKEEGEEEKADDEKFHKSESEDSIKRTGFRFSIDGNRLSYEKRHSSPHQSLLSVRGSLFSPRRNSRTSLFSFRRGRDVGSENDFADDEHSTFEDSESRRGSLFVPRRIERRSSNISQSSVSSRVLLPANGKMHCTVDCNGVVSLVGGASVPTSPAGLLLPEGTTTETDVQKKKRSGTHQTSMEFLEDPAARQRALSVASILTNTMEELEESRQKCPPCWYKFANIFLIWDCCPLWLKIKQVVNLIVMDPFVDLTITICIVLNTLFMAMEHYPMTTEFDNVLSVGNLVFTGIFTAEMCFKIIALDPYYYFQEGWNIFDGIIVSLSLMELGLANVEGLSVLRSFRLLRVFKLAKSWPTLNMLIKIIGNSVGALGNLTLVLAIIVFIFAVVGMQLFGKSYRDCVCKISDDCTLPRWHMYDFFHSFLIVFRVLCGEWIETMWDCMEVAGQALCLIVFMMVMVIGNLVVLNLFLALLLSSFSADNLAATDEDSEMNNLQIAVGRIHRGIKFIKSMVRQFFLRLCMGKGPRTLDEVKALEELHSKVENCISNHTAVDLTREPEYLKEGNGTASGLGSDMGKYIIDNSDYMSFIHNPSLTVTVPIAVGESDFENLNTEDFSSESSDIEGSKEKLADPQLSSSEGSTVDIRPPGEGGESVEMELEESLDPEPCFTEGCVRRFPCCSVNIDEGKGKMWWTLRKTCFRIVEHNWFESFIIFMILLSSGALAFEDIYIEQRKTIKTILEYSDKVFTYIFILEMLLKWVAYGFVKYFTNAWCWLDFLIVDVSLVSLVANALGYSELSAIKSLRTLRALRPLRALSRFEGMRVVVNALLGAIPSIMNVLLVCLIFWLIFSIMGVNLFAGKFYHCVNTTNDEMFSIDVVDNKSQCMALEDKARWKNVKINFDNVGAGYLALLQVATFKGWMDIMYAAVDSRNLEDQPVYEENLYMYLYFVIFIIFGSFFTLNLFIGVIIDNFNQQKKKFGGQDIFMTEEQKKYYNAMKKLGSKKPQKPIPRPVNKFQGCVFDIITKQAFDIVIMILICLNMVTMMVETDDQTEKMDKILQRINLVFIVLFTGECVLKMISLRHYYFTIGWNVFDFVVVILSIVGMFLSEMIEKYFVSPTLFRVIRLARIGRILRLIKGAKGIRTLLFALMMSLPALFNIGLLLFLVMFIYAIFGMSNFAYVKRESGIDDMFNFETFGNSMICLFQITTSAGWDGLLAPILNKGEPDCDSQVEHPGSSYKGNCGNPSVGIFFFVSYIIICFLIVVNMYIAVILENFSVATEESAEPLSEDDFEMFYEVWEKFDPNATQFMEYDKLSDFADALDPPLRIPKPNKISLIAMDLPMVSGERIHCLDILFAFTKRVLGEGGEMDILRGQMEERFMASNPSKVSYEPITTTLRRKQEEMSAIVIQRAFRRYLIRRTVKKASTMYKEKLTEGGKLLDKEVLVIDKLNENSTSDKTDMTPSTASPPSYNSVTKPDKNKYEKDKREKEDKDKDVRENRK from the exons ATGGCACAGCTGCTTGTACCGCCGGGACCAGACAGCTTCCGCTTGTTCTGCCGCGAGTCTCTCGATGCCATCGAGAAGCGGATCGCCGAAGAGAAGTCCAAGAGGCCCAGAGGGGAGCGGCGAGATGAGGACGACGAAAACGGCCCCAAGCCCAACAGTGACCTGGAGGCGGGGAAGTCCCTGCCATTTATTTATGGGGACACACCGAAGGGAATGGTTTCCACCCCCCTGGAAGATCTGGACCCTTATTACAGCAATCAGCAA ACCTTTATAGTATTGAACCGCGGGAAGGCAATCTTCCGGTTTAACGCCACTCCTGCCTTGTACTTCTTAAGCTCCTTCAACCCCATTAGAAGATTAGCAATTATGGTTTTGGTACATTC GTTGTTCAGCTTTTTAATCATGTGCACTATCCTGACCAACTGTGCATTCATGACTTTGAGTAACCCCCCAGAGTGGGCAAAGAATGTAGA GTACACGTTCACTGGAATTTACACTTTTGAATGTCTGATAAAAATCCTTGCGAGAGGCTTCTGTGTCGGGAAATTTACCTTCCTGCGGGATCCCTGGAACTGGCTGGATTTCAGTGTTATACTCATGGC ATATGTGACAGAGTTTGTGGACCTGGGCAATGTCTCGGCACTGAGAACGTTCAGGGTTCTCCGAGCCCTGAAAACTATATCAGTCATCCCAG GTCTGAAGACCATCGTAGGGGCCCTGATCCAATCGGTGAAGAAACTGTCGGACGTGATGATTCTCACGGTCTTCTGTCTGAGTGTGTTTGCACTAATAGGGCTGCAGCTATTTATGGGTAATTTGAGGCAGAAGTGTGTAAAGATTCCTCTGGGGAATGACACCATGGACAATGTGACGACCTCAAACCTGACAGAGTCGTTTAACTGGACCAGTTATCTCAATGACGAAA GTAACTATTATTTCTTACCAAATCGAAGAGATGCTCTTCTGTGCGGAAATGCAAGTGATGCTGG GCAATGTCCAGAGGGTTTCTCATGCCAGAAAGGCGGCCGCAACCCAGATTATGGATACACCAGCTTCGACACCTTCAGCTGGGCCTTCCTGTCCCTCTTCCGACTCATGACTCAGGACTTTTGGGAGAATCTCTACCAGCAG ACCTTGAGAGCCGCAGGGAAAACCTACATGATCTTCTTCGTCCTGGTCATCTTCCTGGGCTCCTTCTACCTGGTGAACCTGATCCTGGCCGTGGTGGCCATGGCTTATGATGAGCAGAACCAGGCTACGATGGAAGAGGCCCAACAGAAGGAGGAGGAGTTCCAGGCGATGCTGGAGCAGCTCAAAAGACAGCAGGAAGAAGCTCAA CAGGCCGCTATGGAAGCAGCCAACGGGAGCGGGGAGTACAGCGGGAGGGCGGGCCTCACGGAGTCCTCCTCCGAGGCATCCAAGCTGAGCTCCAAGAGCGCCAAGGAGAGGCGGAACCGGCGCAAGAAGCGGAGGCagaaggaggagggagaggaggagaaggcAGACGATGAGAAGTTTCACAAGTCGGAGTCGGAGGACAGCATCAAAAGGACGGGTTTCCGCTTCTCCATCGACGGCAACAGGCTGTCATATGAGAAGAGGCACTCGTCCCCACACCAG TCTCTCCTCAGCGTCCGTGGTTCCCTGTTCTCACCGCGCCGGAACAGCCGCACCAGTTTATTCAGCTTCCGCCGCGGCCGTGATGTGGGCTCGGAGAACGACTTCGCCGACGATGAGCACAGCACGTTCGAGGATAGTGAGAGCCGCCGCGGCTCGCTGTTCGTGCCGCGGCGTATCGAGCGACGCAGCAGCAACATCAGCCAGAGCAGCGTGTCCTCACGCGTTCTGCTGCCGGCCAACGGCAAGATGCATTGCACCGTGGACTGCAACGGTGTGGTGTCACTGGTGGGCGGAGCTTCAGTTCCCACGTCGCCTGCTGGACTCCTGCTGCCCGAG GGTACGACAACAGAGACGGATGTTCAGAAGAAGAAGAGGTCTGGCACTCACCAGACCTCCATGGAGTTCTTGGAGGACCCGGCTGCTAGACAGAGAGCCTTGAGCGTTGCCAGTATTTTAACAAACACAATGGAGG AGCTTGAGGAATCCAGACAGAAATGTCCACCATGCTGGTACAAATTCGCTAACATCTTCCTCATCTGGGACTGCTGCCCTCTGTGGCTTAAGATCAAGCAGGTTGTCAACCTGATTGTGATGGATCCCTTCGTCGATCTTACCATCACCATCTGTATTGTCTTAAATACCCTGTTTATGGCCATGGAGCACTATCCTATGACTACTGAATTCGACAATGTGCTCTCCGTGGGTAATTTG GTGTTCACGGGAATCTTCACAGCTGAGATGTGTTTCAAAATCATTGCCTTAGATCCTTACTACTATTTTCAAGAAGGTTGGAATATATTTGATGGAATTATAGTTAGCCTGAGTTTGATGGAGCTGGGTCTAGCCAATGTGGAAGGACTGTCTGTCTTGAGATCCTTCCGATTG CTGAGGGTCTTTAAACTTGCCAAGTCCTGGCCTACCCTAAACATGCTTATCAAGATCATCGGCAATTCCGTGGGCGCCCTGGGAAACCTGACCCTTGTGTTGGCTATCATCGTCTTCATCTTTGCCGTGGTGGGAATGCAGCTGTTCGGCAAGAGCTACCGTGATTGTGTGTGCAAGATATCGGATGACTGCACACTTCCACGATGGCACATGTACGACTTCTTCCACTCCTTCCTCATCGTGTTCCGGGTGCTGTGCGGCGAGTGGATCGAGACCATGTGGGACTGCATGGAGGTGGCCGGCCAGGCTCTGTGTCTTATCGTCTTCATGATGGTCATGGTTATAGGAAACCTGGTG GTTCTGAATCTGTTCCTGGCCTTGCTGCTCAGCTCGTTCAGCGCTGACAATCTGGCGGCAACAGACGAGGACAGTGAGATGAACAACCTGCAGATCGCTGTGGGCCGCATCCATCGCGGCATCAAGTTCATCAAGTCTATGGTGCGGCAGTTCTTTCTGAGGCTGTGCATGGGGAAAGGTCCTAGGACACTGGACGAGGTTAAGGCCCTGGAGGAGCTACACAGTAAGGTCGAAAACTGCATCTCCAACCACACTGCTGTGGATCTCACTCGGGAGCCCGAGTACCTAAAGGAGGGCAATGGCACCGCCAGTGGACTGGGCAGCGACATGGGGAAATACATCATTGACAACAGTGACTACATGTCCTTCATCCACAATCCAAGCCTCACTGTGACGGTCCCCATTGCCGTGGGCGAGTCTGACTTTGAGAACCTAAATACCGAAGACTTCAGTAGCGAGTCGTCAGACATTGAAGGCAGCAAAGAG AAACTGGCCGACCCACAGCTCAGCTCCTCGGAGGGCAGCACCGTGGACATCCGGCCCCCAGGAGAGGGCGGAGAGTCGGTGGAGATGGAGCTCGAGGAGTCGCTGGACCCGGAGCCCTGCTTCACTGAAG GTTGCGTGCGCAGATTCCCGTGTTGTAGCGTGAACATAGACGAAGGTAAAGGGAAAATGTGGTGGACCCTGAGGAAGACATGCTTCAGGATCGTGGAACACAACTGGTTTGAGTCTTTCATCATCTTCATGATTCTGCTGAGTAGTGGTGCTCTG GCTTTTGAAGACATCTACATTGAGCAGAGAAAAACCATCAAAACCATTCTGGAGTATTCAGACAAAGTCTTCACCTATATCTTCATCCTCGAGATGTTGCTTAAATGGGTGGCCTATGGATTTGTGAAATATTTCACCAACGCCTGGTGCTGGCTGGACTTCTTAATTGTAGAT GTTTCTCTGGTCAGCCTGGTAGCCAATGCCCTAGGCTACTCTGAGCTGAGCGCCATAAAATCTCTGAGGACGCTTCGCGCTCTGAGGCCGCTTAGAGCGCTGTCACGGTTTGAGGGGATGAGG GTTGTCGTCAACGCCCTGCTCGGAGCGATACCCTCCATCATGAATGTGCTCCTGGTCTGCCTCATTTTTTGGCTAATCTTCAGCATCATGGGTGTCAACCTGTTTGCCGGAAAGTTCTACCACTGTGTCAACACCACCAACGACGAGATGTTCTCCATAGATGTCGTTGACAATAAATCACAGTGCATGGCCTTAGAGGATAAGGCGCGCTGGAAGAATGTCAAGATCAACTTCGACAACGTGGGAGCTGGATACCTGGCTTTGTTACAAGTG GCGACATTTAAAGGCTGGATGGATATCATGTACGCCGCTGTGGACTCTCGAAAT TTAGAAGATCAGCCGGTTTATGAAGAGAACCTCTACATGTACCTGTACTTCGTCATCTTCATCATATTCGGATCCTTCTTCACTCTCAACCTCTTCATTGGTGTCATAATTGACAACTTCAATCAGCAAAAGAAGAAG TTTGGAGGTCAGGACATCTTCATGACTGAGGAACAAAAGAAGTACTACAATGCCATGAAAAAACTCGGATCCAAGAAGCCCCAGAAGCCTATCCCACGGCCCGTG AACAAATTCCAAGGGTGTGTCTTCGACATAATCACAAAGCAAGCCTTTGATATTGTCATCATGATTCTTATTTGCCTTAACATGGTCACCATGATGGTAGAGACAGATGACCAGACAGAAAAAATGGATAAAATCCTTCAACGGATTAATCTTGTCTTCATTGTACTCTTCACTGGAGAATGTGTCCTCAAGATGATATCTCTGCGCCATTATTACTTCACCATTGGCTGGAATGTATTTGATTTTGTCGTTGTCATCCTTTCAATAGTTG GGATGTTTCTTTCTGAGATGATTGAGAAGTATTTCGTGTCTCCGACCTTATTTCGAGTCATCCGACTGGCCAGAATCGGCCGCATCCTGCGCCTCATTAAGGGCGCTAAGGGCATCCGTACACTTTTGTTTGCCTtgatgatgtcacttcctgcctTGTTCAACATCGGGCTTCTGCTCTTCTTAGTCATGTTTATCTATGCCATATTCGGCATGTCCAACTTTGCCTACGTCAAGAGGGAGTCTGGCATTGATGACATGTTCAACTTTGAGACTTTCGGCAACAGTATGATCTGCCTGTTTCAGATCACAACATCAGCGGGATGGGATGGCCTGCTAGCACCTATCCTCAACAAAGGAGAGCCCGACTGTGACAGTCAGGTGGAGCACCCTGGTAGCTCCTACAAGGGCAACTGTGGGAACCCATCAGTGGGGATCTTCTTTTTCGTCAGCTACATCATCATTTGTTTCTTGATTGTGGTCAACATGTACATTGCTGTTATCCTGGAGAACTTCAGTGTGGCTACAGAGGAGAGTGCCGAACCCCTGAGTGAGGATGACTTTGAGATGTTCTATGAGGTCTGGGAGAAGTTTGACCCCAACGCCACCCAGTTCATGGAATATGATAAGCTGTCTGACTTTGCTGACGCCCTGGACCCCCCTCTGCGCATACCAAAGCCCAACAAGATCTCACTGATTGCCATGGACTTGCCCATGGTGAGTGGAGAGCGCATCCACTGCCTGGACATCCTCTTTGCCTTCACCAAGCGCGTGTTGGGTGAGGGCGGCGAGATGGACATTCTCCGAGGACAGATGGAGGAGCGCTTCATGGCGTCCAACCCCTCCAAGGTGTCCTACGAGCCCATCACCACAACACTGCGCCGTAAGCAAGAAGAAATGTCCGCCATCGTCATCCAGAGAGCTTTCCGACGTTATCTCATCAGGAGAACTGTTAAGAAAGCCTCCACCATGTACAAGGAGAAGCTCACAGAAGGAGGGAAGCTGTTGGATAAGGAGGTCCTAGTCATAgacaaactgaatgaaaattccaCCTCAGACAAAACTGACATGACTCCTTCAACGGCTTCCCCGCCTTCATATAACAGTGTCACGAAACCTGACAAAAACAAATATGAGAAGGACAAGCGTGAGAAAGAAGACAAAGACAAAGATGTCAGAGAGAACAGGAAGTAG